CCCAGCTCTTCACCGGTTCTTAATAACGCCCTCCAGGGAGTTTCGGCCAGAGGGTTAATCGCAAGCCAGGCGTTGCTCCACTTCTTGAGAGCGATCCAGTCGTCTCTCTCAAATGCCATGGTCAGAAGTCTTGTAACCGCGTCCAGATCATGAGCATCGTTTTCGGCAATATTGATCCAGGTCTCACGCTCCTTCTCAGTCTCTTCCAGTTGCTGGTAAACGTAAGCTAGCAAGCCATGTGCATTTTCTTCGCCTGGTATGTAGCCGGCTCCTTCGATGAGCGTCTCCAGGCTGGTTCTTGCTTCTTCCCACTTTTCTTCAGTGACGAGTTCACCCGCTTCGGCGAGTGCTTCCAAATAGCTCGTACCCGGCGACATGGCGGTGAGCGCCTTTTCAAGCATGGTTTCAGGTTCGGCGAGATCGTACTCGCCACCCATTGCATTCGCCAATTCTCGAGCCCAGGTTGAAAAAGATCGGTCAAGAAATTCCAGAGGTGCCACGTGTTCTTCGAGTGCGTCATTGGTATTTGTTCCGTGCCCAAGAGTATGAAGTACTTCGCGCATCGCTTCTTCTCCGAATTTCTCAAAGAGGAATTTTACCACCAGGTAAGATTGAAAATAGGCGAACTGCACATCTTCATCGTCCTGGGCTTGAAGGAAGGCCGCGCTCATCTCACTGATCTTGTGGGCTTCTCGGTCGAGTATGCGTTCGCGAAAATCGATGGACATGCGACGACCCCAGGAGGAATTCTCTTCCATCTCTTCGTAGACTGAAATCCCTTCACTGAGCCATCGTGGCATGCGGTTGCGCGTCATCTTTAAGGTGATGGTGTGGCAAAATTCGTGCCAAAGCACCGATTCCCAATTGGCTTGTCGCGTGGCTGGGCTGTTCACGGTGACGACTGGGCCGAAACAGACACCCAGGTAACCGGGGTTGCCGGGCATGCCAAATGTGCGTACTCCAAAATCGCCTGGGTTGGGATAGATTTCGACCGTAGTCTTCTCATCAAGCTCGACGCCGTATTTAGCAGAGAGTGTGTCGTAAGCTTTCTCCAATAACTCTTTTGCCCGTTGTCCGTAAATGGGAGCTTCCTCTTTGCCCATCTTGAGATAGAAGTGCTCTGATTCGATGGTTACAAAATCATCGATCTTGTCGCTCAAGGTAACCAGGTTGAATACCTCCACATTGTAAGGGTCCTCATCGTGAGCGATGTTTGCCAGATCCCAACCCTCTGTTTCGTGCTTTGAGCCGAGACGTAAGAGGTCTTGAGCGAGTTGAATCTTGGCGGGCGAGAAAGAGGGGTCGAACGCCAAGGCTTTGCGTTGGGCATCAGCTCCTTCTTTGAACCAATACTTTTGAGAGAGCTTGCGGCCAATGATGTAGTCGACCTGCGGATTGGTATGCCAGGAAGCCAAAGCGGTTTGTCGATATAGCTCGGCGGTGAGTGGGTCATTTTGTAGAAAAGCAATGACGGCACTGAGTGCGAGAGCTTCGGGATGAACCGGATTTACGGTGAGCGCTTGCTCGAGCATAATATCGGCATCCTCGTAGGCTTCAGCATCGATGAGGTGCTCTGCCATTAGTATCATACTAGGTACGTGGTTTTCATTCAGCTGGAGTGCTCTCTGTGAAAACTGAACTAATTGGGACCGATCGCCGTTTTTGAAAGATGCGGCAAGTCCGTGGATGAGGGGTGGATGATCTGGGAAGAGCTCAATGCCTGATTGAAAGTGTTTCGAGGCGAGCCGGTAGTCACCTTTGCTCAGAGCAAGATTGCCAGGAGCTAGAAATGCTTCGGGGGGAGGTTCATCACTCCCTTGGGCCTGGTTATAAAAATTCTCCAATACGACTCGTGGCTCTACGCCGAGTTGAATGGCGACATCACCCAGTTCGACCAGCGCTTCTGGGCTTCGAACTCGGCGAGCCCACATGGAAAAATAGGAGCTCAGCATGTCCAGGTGCTCTTGGGCATCATCTGGCAGATTATTATAGCGTGCCGCTTCTATGGCCAACAAGCGGATGGAAATACTATAGGTTCTTCGACTGAGTCCTTCCTGGATGATTTCGTAGGCTTCTTCATAGCGGCCTACCGTCATTAATGTTTTAGCTCTGAGATACCACCAGGTGTCATTCCAGGGGTTGGCTTCGGTCTGCACCTCGAGTTGCGGAAGCAATTCTTCGTATTTACCGAACTGGTAATTTTCAAAGGCTTCATCCCAGCTGATCCGTTCCGGCTTTTCTTCTTCCTGCGAGAACAAGTTTTGCCCAACTATAAATGCACAAAAAAAGCATCCGACGAGCGTTCGACGGATGAAATGATACGGTAGGGAAGACACAGAATTAAAATCGGCTGGATAAGGATTAATCGCAAGGGAATAACGCACCCAAATCCAGAGGGGTTACGCTTCTTTACTATTCCTTCAGTCCTGATATTTTTATCTTTGTTCTTAGAAATCGAACATAAATTTCTTTGCAAAGTTTGGATGGGGGATGTCCTTGCCTTAAAATAAAACTTCGATCTAATAAATCAGCGTCTTTAGTTACCCTGTCCTAAAAAGGTATACCCATGAATTATCACCCCGAGAATGAGCGCGTCTATACGCGTCGCGATTTCCTGAATCGTTGTGGCATGGGTATGGGGACTCTTGGCTTAGGCGCTTTATTTGGAAGTGAATTGTCGGCCTCAAGTTCCCAGGGGAATCCTACCTTAGCTGAGCGTGCGCCGCATTTCCAAGCCAAGGCCAAACGAGTCATTCATATTTTTGCCAATGGAGGTCCGTCTCAGGTGGATACCTTCGACCCAAAGCCTATGTTACGTGAGTGGCATGGACGTCTGCTCCCCAATAAACTGAAGACGGAGCGAGTGACCGGTGCTGCGATGGGTTCTCCCTTTGAATTCAAACCATACGGCCAAAGTGGCACGGAGGTCAGTGAACTTTTTTCTCATGTAGGTGAATGTGTGGACGACATCGCGGTGATCCGTTCCATGCATACTGATGTACCTAATCACGAGCCGTCCCTACTGATGATGAATTGTGGCGAGGCACGGTTGCCACGTCCGAGTATGGGATCCTGGTTGACCTATGGATTGGGGACGGAGAATCAAAATTTGCCCGGCTTTCTTTCCATGTGTCCAAACGGCTTTCCTGTATCGGATGCCATGAACTGGCAGAACGCATTTCTACCTGGCATTTTTCAGGGGACCTATATCGACACCAAGCACGAAGATATTGAAAAGCTTTTGGAGAATATCCAAAACCATCACACCGGTTATGACGCTCAGCGGAAGCAACTGGATCTTTTGCAGAAGATAAATGCCTATCATGCTTCGAGTCGTCGGGATGATGGGCGTCTTGATGCTCGTATCCAATCCTTTGAGTTGGCTTACCGAATGCAGATGGAAGCGACTGATGCTTTCGACATTACCCGCGAGCCAAAGCACATTCGTGAAATGTACGGCGAAGGTTTGCAGGCTCGTCAGCTCTTGGTCGCACGTCGATTAGCGGAGCGTGGTGTGAGATTTACTCAAGTGTGGACGGGGTATCGGCAGCCTTGGGACAATCACGACGATTTAGAGACACGCCATCGAAAGCTTGCGCAGGAATGCGACCAACCGATTGCGGCTTTACTAAAAGACCTCAAGATGCGTGGGATGCTTGAGGATACCTTGGTCATTTGGGGAGGGGAATTTGGACGGACCCCCGTGGTCGAACTGTCTGTTCCCGGAGCGAACCAAGGAAAGATGAATGGTCGGGATCACAACAATCATGGCTTTTCTATGTGGATGGCAGGGGGAGGCGTGCGTGGTGGTTACGTGCATGGTGCAACCGATGAATTTGGATTCGCTGCTGTTGAAAACCGTGTTCATGTGCATGACCTGCATGCGACGATTCTTCATTTGATGGGATTTGATCATGAGAAACTCACCTACCGGTATGCGGGGCGAGACTTCCGACTGACAGACGTGCACGGAAATGTCGTTCATGAATTGATCGCTTAAAAGATGATCAGGCCTATTTCATATCTGCTCACGCTTGGCTCTTTGATACTGTTCCAAGGAACTGTCTTGGGAACGACGAAACTGGACCCAGCGTATGATATGTCGACGGCTGAAACTCATTGGGCATTTGTTCCTTTGGTAAAGCCACAGGTTCCAGAAGCTCTGCGGCCAAGCGGGGGAAATGAGGTGGATGCATTCATTCTCGGAAAACTTAATGCTGAAGGCCTTCGGCAAGCAGACCCAACTGACAAGCGAACGCTCATCCGGCGGGTAACTTATGATCTGACGGGTTTGCCTCCCACCTACGAAGAGCTACATGCCTTTCTAAGCGATAATTCCGATGGCGCGTACGAACGCTTGGTTGAACGGCTACTTGCTTCGGAAGCTTACGGTGAGCGTTGGGCACGTCACTGGTTGGATGTGGCGCGATATGCAGATTCAAAGGGCATTTTTCGAAGAGGGCGTTACGCCTTTTCTCACACCTATCGCGATTATGTGATTCAAGCCTTCAATGAAGATAAACCTTACGACCAGTTTGTTCTAGAGCAGATCGCTGCGGACCAACTGGAGCTGGGAGAGGACAAAAGCGCTTTGGCTGCGATGGGTTTCCTTACCTTAGGTAGAACCTTTTTCGGGCGGAAGGACTACATTATTGATGATCAAATCGATGTGGTTACCCGAGGGCTTCAAGGACTGACTGTGAGTTGCGCCCGTTGCCATGATCACAAATTTGATCCGATTCCCATTAAAGACTATTATTCTTTGCATGGCATCTTTGCTTCTTCGCAAGATGCCAAGGAGCTTCCGGTCATCCGCCACCCTGATAATGAAGAGGATTATCAAGCTTACCTTGACGAGCAGGACCGCATTGACGCAGAGATTCGCGAAGTGACTGATAAGGTCATCGATACTTTTATCATAGAAGAGCGTTCGTTGACGGGCAGTCATCTTGCTGCTGTGGATGAAGCACGAGCGATTGAAAGTGAAGACGACTTCAAAGTGTTTGCTGGATCGAAGGGAGTGTCGGACAGTATACTGCGCCTTTGGGTTGATTATTTTGAGCATGAATCTGCTGAGCAGCATACACTCATAAGAAGTTGGTTGGATTCACCGCTCGGTGAAAAGGCGCGCATAGAAGATTTCAATCAACGCTTTGCGGAGGCGACCAAGGATGAGAGCGATGCCTACCCGGATATTAAGGCTTATTTTGATGAAGCTGATTTCCCCTTGAATCCTGACCGGGACGAGGTGGAAGTGTGGATCCGCAGAACGATTGGGGGAAAGACTGGGGACTTGTCAGGTGAAAAAATGGCTTTGGAATGGACTCATTCTGGGGCTCCTTTTCGAGCTCACATTTTAGAGGATATCCCTAAGCCGAAGAATTCCTCCGTCTACCTTCGAGGGAATCCGAAGAATCTTGGTGAAGAAGTTCCTCGTCAGTATCTGCAAGTCCTCGGGGAGAAGAACCCGCAGCCTTTCAATGAAGGCAGTGGACGTCTGGAATTAGCCCGTGCGATTGCCAGTGAGGATAATCCGCTGACGGCACGAGTTTTTGTGAACCGTGTATGGGGTTGGCATATGGGTAAGGAAATTGTGGATACTCCCAGTGACTTTGGAGTCCGCACTCCGGAACCTGCTCAGATTGACCTTTTGAACTGGTTGGCTTCCAGCTTTATTGAGTCGGGTTGGTCGATGAAGGCTTTGCATAGGTTGATCGTGCTTTCGAATACCTATCGGCTGTCCAGTTTGCCGATTGAAGAGACGCTCGCCCAAGACTCTTCAAATGTGCTCTGGCATTATTTTCCGAAAGCGCGGCTCGATTTCGAATCCATGCGAGACACTTTGCTTATGGTATCTGGTAATTTGGATCGAACCATGGGGGGACTCCAGGTCGACATCACTGATCCTACAACCAATCGCCGGACGGTTTACGCATACATCGACCGTCGAGATGTGCCAGGTATTTTTCGAACGTTCGACCATCCTAGCCCGGAGGCTACTTCACCAGCTCGGTTTGAAACCGTAGTCCCTCAGCAGGCTCTCTTTTTAATGAATAGTCCTTTCGTGATTGAGCAATCAAAGCATCTGGCACAACGATCTAAACTGGAAGCAGGTGAGATCCCGGAAGATCGTATTCGACACATTTACCAAGTACTCTATCAACGTGAGGCGACAAGCGAAGAGGTCTTGGCTGGTTTGGAGTTTGTTGATCAAGCATCACAGTTGCCTACGAATGATGTGAGTGAAGAAGACTCTGAGCAGCAATCTTTGTCTTCTTGGGAACTGTACTCTCAGGTATTGTTATTCTCGAACGAGCTGATGTTCCTCGATTGAGCCGTTACTGAGAATTCAATTGCACGAACAAGTGCTTCTGTTACTTCAGAAATATGCCGATTCTAGATAGTGTATACGAACACCTTCCTCGTTACCTTCCGGTGATCATCATCGCCTTTGTGGTGTTTGTCGCGCTTCGGTTGATCCGGTGGCTGTGGTTAGAAAAGAAATTTGATACCTTTTCCGATCACAAAATTGTGCCTCAGATTCTGATGCTCGGATTGAATCTGGTAGGGCTCGTCTTAATCGTCCTCGCTCTACCAATCAGTGATAATTTGCGGGGGCAGATCTTAAGTCTTTTTGGATTATTACTTACCGGTGTGATGGCTTTATCTTCGGCAACTTTTGTGTCGAATCTGTTTGGGGGGTCTATGCTCAGGTTAACTCGAAGTTTTCGTATCGGTGATTATATTCGGGTTGGAGAGCAATTTGGAAGAGTGTCTGAACGTGGGTTTTTCCATACGGAGATCCAAACGGTTGACCGAGATCTCACGACATTCCCAAATCTGTATCTCATAACGAATCCTGTCACTGTAGTTCATAAGTCAGTACTATCATTTCAGCGACTATTTCTTTAGGCTACGATATCTCACACACTCGTATTGAGCGGCTCCTCAATTTAGCTGCCGAGAAGGTAGGGCTCGATGACCCGTATGTGCATGTCATGGAGCTGGGAAATTTCTCGATCAGCTACAAAGTGTTTGGGTTTCTGCAGGTCACAAAAAACATAATTGCCGCTCGGTCGGATCTTAATAAATCTATTCTGGATACCTTGCACGCGGATGGCGTGGAAATAGTTTCACCAAGCTTTATGAATCAACGCCTTCAGAAAGAGGGCGTTGTTTTTATTCCGGATGCCAAGGTGTCCCAGCCTCCTGTAAGGAAAGAGGAAAAGAAGTCTGCTGAAGCGATCGTTTTCGACAAGGCTGAGGAAGCCGCCGCACAAGCTTATGAAGAGAGAGAAAATTCCGAAGAGGATAATCCCTAGGATTAACTTTCCCTGACGATACGCACGTCGCGTTGTGGGAAAGGGATGCCAATATTGGCAGCCTTTAGCTCTTTGAATACGGCGAGGTTAGCTCTATAAATAGCCTTGTGGTAATCGTTTTAGGCACCCAATAGCGGTAGCCAATGTTGATAGAAGAATCGGCAAATTCTTCAATGCCTACTTCGGGCTCGTTTTCCTGATTGATGCCCTCTGTTTCAGACAGTGCTTTTTGTACGGCCTGGATAGCGACTTCTGGATCTGCTTCGTATTCAATTCCGACTACGCCTTCTGCAACGCGACATTCGTAGGAGTTGCTGAGGATCTCACCTAGAACGCGACGATTGGGGATGGTTATTAACTCTCCGTCTTCTGCCTTCAGCTGAGTGTATCCTAAATGTATGCCATCAGCCAAGCCGGTGACAGCGCCGCGCTCATCCAGAACCGTCAGGGTGTCATTTACGGTGAAGGGTCTTGTGATGATGAGAACAATACCCGCTCCGTATTTTGAAATAGGGCCTTGAACAGCCAAACTTAAACCCAAGGCACTGGCTCCTAAGAGGGCTACAAAAGGGGCGATTTCTATCCCCAGTTTATTGAGGGCGATGACCATGAATATGACGACAACGAGAAGTTTCGTAACGCCGGCAAAGAACCGTTCTAGAGTAACATCTATGTTTCTCTTTTTGCAGATCTTGGTGACAACACGGCCGAGCATTCCACCGATGATGAATCCTACAATGAGAATTATTATGCCACCTATAATCTGGAAGCTGTAGTTTACAAAAAACTCAATTACGGTGTCTAAAATCTTCTGAAGCTGATCAATTTCCTCGTTCATCAGTTTTCATCGTAGAGTTAGTCGTGGGTTTGGTATTTATAGCAGAAGCCTTTCTGTTGATGTTTCTTTTCGCGTTTCTGATTGCGAAGCTTGGTTGGAAACGACCGGGGTGGTTGCTGTTTATCGTATTTTCCATACTCGGGAGTATGGCTTTTGCGGTTCCATTTATGCTCTACTTTCAACTCAGAAAAGAGAGAGTTGAATAATTTCTATGTCCAGTGGTTTATTAGGGTAATATGGTAGACGCTAAACTCTCAATTTCTGAGGAACTACTCCTCTTGGCAATGGACGACGAAAAAGGAAAGCTGGTTAGCCCGTCCATTGACGGTTTGCTTACTCTTATCGGTACGGCGAAGCTCGAAAACGTGGTGTTTCCCAAGGGCAAGGCAAAAGGCGCCAAAAAACTCATCGCCGATCTCAAGAAAGATGACGCGATCGGTTCCGCTATTTCCTCCGCCATCTCAGGGCTTGAGGCCGCGATTACGGTCGCGATCATTGCTTCAGTGGCAGCGTCTTCTGCGGGGAGTTAGGTGAACAAGCTGCTAGTCATTTGAATATTAACTTCCTACTTCCTGTCTACGATCCTAACTCATCTGTAGGAGCAAACTTGTTCGCGACTCAAACGTAGATATAGGTGCAGGTCGGGAAATACCAAGGCTTTAGCCGACAGCCAAGCGAAATACCGTTTGCTCCTACAAATAACTCGCAATAAATTCGACCAATCCTGTGGGATATATTCCCAGACCAACGGTTAGAACAGCTAACACGATCAGGCCAAGGCCTTCCAGCTTACCCACTTGAATGGAGGAAAGCGTAGGGTTGTCATTCGATACGAGGAAGGCCTTCAACACTTTGACGTAGTAAAAAAGTGACACCGCAGACATCATGAGTGCGACTGAGATGAGCCAGTAGAATCCTTCGTTCCAGGTTGTGATCTCTGGTTGCGATCCTATTGCAGCCATAAAGAGATAGAGCTTTCCAAAGAAGCCGGACAATGGAGGAATTCCTGCCAGCGACAGGATAAAAATCATGAACAACAGACTCAGTCGTGGATTCTGTTTCCAGCATCCATTGAAATCATCGATGTTAGCTTCACGACCCAGTCGATCGTTGATGATGCCGATAATGGTAAATGCTCCGAGGGTCGCGCAGGAATAAATGATGGTATAAAATAGGATGGAAACGTAACCTTCCTTGTTCGCACTGAGTAGGCCGATAAGGATGTAACCTGCGTGAGCTACACTGGAATAGGCGAGTAGTCGCTTGACGCAGGTCTGCCGGAGAGCTCCGATATTTCCTAGCACCATACTAATAACCGAAATCACAACCAGACTGGTGATCAGAGTTTCTCGATGGATTGAGTGCTCCAATAACGGACCAAACAATTGAATGAGGACAAAGAAGCTGGCGATCTTTGATCCGGTAGCGATCCAGGCGGCAACAGGAACGGGTGCGCACTGATACGTATCGGGTGCCCACAGGTGAAATGGGGCGGCAGCGATTTTAAAACCAAGGCCGACCACAATTCCCGTCGCAGCGATCAATAGATAGCTGGCCGGTGCTTGCCCTGATTGAAGGGCTGCTGTGATGTCGGCAAAGTTTAAGGCGTGCGTTGCTCCGTAAAGATAGCTCAGGCCATAAAGAAGAAAGGCGGATGAAACTCCTCCAATGGCAAAATACTTAACACCCGCTTCGACCGAAAAATCTTTTTTGTTTTGAAAGGCAGTGAGTCCGTATAGGCTCAGCGAGATCAGTTCGAGAGCCACAAAGAACATGATCAGGTTCTGAGCTGTAATGACAAAACCCATACCAAGCGTACTCAGTAGGATCAGTCCAAAATACTCACTGACATGTTGGTTGGGGACTTGGGGTTTGGAAAACTGGATGACAAACAAAGCCAAAACGAAAACCAATGCTTTGAAACCCAGTGTGAGTGGCGTCAGCACGAGTTGCCCGTCCCAATTGGTCGGTGCTTCAGTCGCGCAGCAGTATTGCCAAATGACTCCAGCCAGTCCGAGCAGGAGTGCAATCGAAGAAAGTGTCGCGGCCTTATTGGCGCGGGTCGTCAGATCCTTGTCTTTAAACTTGGTGTAGTCATAGCCGAGTGCCAGGAACATGCCGAGGACAACGATCAAGTCCGGTAGGGCGGCGAAAAATAGTTCTGAATAGCTCATCTCAGATACTTATTTGGCGGCGGTGGCTAGGGCCTCCAGGATCGGAGCCAAGCTCGGTTCGAGGATGGCGGTTAATAAATTGGGGTAGATGCCGATCGCTACGGCAAATAACAATAGGATGCCACAACCCGCTCGTTCGGCGACGGTCATCGGCGCGTAAACTTCATTCGGGTTGTTTGATGGCGATGACCTGAAAAAGGCTTCGTGAATCTTGACCAAGGTATAAGTGAAAGTGGCAAGTATGCCGAATCCAGCCAAGATGATGATCCAGATAGAGAACTGTCCTTGATGCCACGTGCCGATAAGAACGTGTAGTTCGGAAACAAAACCACTAAATCCAGGTAAGCCCATGGAGGCCAATCCTGCCACGATGAACACCCAACAGATGCCCGGCATGCGCTGCATCAAGTTGTGAAATTGATCCAGCTGTCTGGTATGAGTGCGCGAGTAAATGACCGTACCGACGATGGCGAAGAGCAGGGCTCCAATGATGCCGTGAGAGAACATTTGTAAAGATGCACCCATCAGGCCGACTTCATTTAACGTCGCCAGTCCCAGTAGGACAAAGCCCATGTGACTTACACTCGAGTAACCAATGACGTATTTAAAATCTTTCTGCACCAAGGCAATCAATGCGCCATAGACGATGTTGATGACTGCAATCCAACCGATGGCATGTGCCCAATAAATGGCTCCTTCTGGTAGCAGACCGATCGCAACACGGAGGCATCCGTAAGCCCCCAGTTTCATCACAACGCCGGCCAACAGCATGGAAGCTGCAGTGGGTGCCGCAACGTGACCAGTGGGAGCCCAGGTGTGGAATGGCCACATGCCGGCCAATATGCCAAACCCAATAAACAGGATGGGAAATACAACGACTTGAAACTGCGTGGAGAAGTCTCCTTCAGCCATGAGTTCTATCAGATCAAAGGTATTTAGCCCTGAGCCAAAGTAGAGGGCAATCAGTCCCAGCAAAGCAACGGCTGATCCGACAAAGGAATACAGCACCAGCTTCATCGCAGCGTAGGTCTTCTTTCCGCTTCCCCAGATCGCGATGATAAAGTACTTGGGGACGATAGCTATTTCGTAGAAGACAAAGAGGAGGAACAGATCGAGTGACAGAAAAACGCCAAACACCCCGCCGATCAGCGCAAAATAGTAAGCGTAGAATTGGTTAGGTCTGTCCTTTAATTCCCAGGAAAAGAGTACTCCGCAAATGGCGATCAGTCCGGTCAGAATGAGCAAGCTGATACTGAGTCCATCGACCCCGATTTTAAATTTCGCACCAATGGCCGGTATCCAGTCCAGGTCGATGACTTGTTGGAAAACTGCCGATCCGGCATTGAGGTATTGGAAGTAACAGACAACGGCCGCGCCAAAGGTAGACACTGCTGTGAGCAATGCCAGGTTTCGGATCAGCTTATTGTTCTTTGCCGGTATAAACCCGATCACCGCGGCACCGAGGAAGCTGATAATGACTGTAAGAAAAGCGATCATCTAGCCGGCGAGTAAGGTGCTGAGGGTTTCAATAAAACGGTTACTCAAGTTGAGCCAGGTCGTTGGGTAAACTCCGATACACACTGTCAATACGAGCAGTGGAGAAATGACCATGACTTCCTTGATGGAGATGTCTTTCAACTCTCCATGGGTATCGTGAGCCTGACCGGTGAAGATCCTTTGAATGATCGTCAGAAGGAAAATTGCGGTGGCTAACAAAGCGAGCAGAGCGATCGCAGTATGGATCGGTGCGAGTGCGAAGGCACCGGAGAAGATAAGAATCTCCGCGGCGAACCCTGCGAGGAATGGAAGTCCCAATGAGGAGAACACCAGGAAGCCGAATACAAATGCATACCTTGGCATGATGGCGCCGAGTCCGCCAAAACCGTGAA
This genomic stretch from Opitutia bacterium ISCC 52 harbors:
- a CDS encoding mechanosensitive ion channel family protein; translation: MPILDSVYEHLPRYLPVIIIAFVVFVALRLIRWLWLEKKFDTFSDHKIVPQILMLGLNLVGLVLIVLALPISDNLRGQILSLFGLLLTGVMALSSATFVSNLFGGSMLRLTRSFRIGDYIRVGEQFGRVSERGFFHTEIQTVDRDLTTFPNLYLITNPVTVVHKSVLSFQRLFL
- a CDS encoding NADH-quinone oxidoreductase subunit N — protein: MSYSELFFAALPDLIVVLGMFLALGYDYTKFKDKDLTTRANKAATLSSIALLLGLAGVIWQYCCATEAPTNWDGQLVLTPLTLGFKALVFVLALFVIQFSKPQVPNQHVSEYFGLILLSTLGMGFVITAQNLIMFFVALELISLSLYGLTAFQNKKDFSVEAGVKYFAIGGVSSAFLLYGLSYLYGATHALNFADITAALQSGQAPASYLLIAATGIVVGLGFKIAAAPFHLWAPDTYQCAPVPVAAWIATGSKIASFFVLIQLFGPLLEHSIHRETLITSLVVISVISMVLGNIGALRQTCVKRLLAYSSVAHAGYILIGLLSANKEGYVSILFYTIIYSCATLGAFTIIGIINDRLGREANIDDFNGCWKQNPRLSLLFMIFILSLAGIPPLSGFFGKLYLFMAAIGSQPEITTWNEGFYWLISVALMMSAVSLFYYVKVLKAFLVSNDNPTLSSIQVGKLEGLGLIVLAVLTVGLGIYPTGLVEFIASYL
- a CDS encoding tetratricopeptide repeat protein — its product is MSSLPYHFIRRTLVGCFFCAFIVGQNLFSQEEEKPERISWDEAFENYQFGKYEELLPQLEVQTEANPWNDTWWYLRAKTLMTVGRYEEAYEIIQEGLSRRTYSISIRLLAIEAARYNNLPDDAQEHLDMLSSYFSMWARRVRSPEALVELGDVAIQLGVEPRVVLENFYNQAQGSDEPPPEAFLAPGNLALSKGDYRLASKHFQSGIELFPDHPPLIHGLAASFKNGDRSQLVQFSQRALQLNENHVPSMILMAEHLIDAEAYEDADIMLEQALTVNPVHPEALALSAVIAFLQNDPLTAELYRQTALASWHTNPQVDYIIGRKLSQKYWFKEGADAQRKALAFDPSFSPAKIQLAQDLLRLGSKHETEGWDLANIAHDEDPYNVEVFNLVTLSDKIDDFVTIESEHFYLKMGKEEAPIYGQRAKELLEKAYDTLSAKYGVELDEKTTVEIYPNPGDFGVRTFGMPGNPGYLGVCFGPVVTVNSPATRQANWESVLWHEFCHTITLKMTRNRMPRWLSEGISVYEEMEENSSWGRRMSIDFRERILDREAHKISEMSAAFLQAQDDEDVQFAYFQSYLVVKFLFEKFGEEAMREVLHTLGHGTNTNDALEEHVAPLEFLDRSFSTWARELANAMGGEYDLAEPETMLEKALTAMSPGTSYLEALAEAGELVTEEKWEEARTSLETLIEGAGYIPGEENAHGLLAYVYQQLEETEKERETWINIAENDAHDLDAVTRLLTMAFERDDWIALKKWSNAWLAINPLAETPWRALLRTGEELGEPDGAIKAGEALVALDPHDIASVHYRLAKQYMPSNKVRARRQAIMALEEAPRYRDAYILLHQINNPADEEAFLTGFKVPPVHE
- a CDS encoding DUF1501 domain-containing protein, whose protein sequence is MNYHPENERVYTRRDFLNRCGMGMGTLGLGALFGSELSASSSQGNPTLAERAPHFQAKAKRVIHIFANGGPSQVDTFDPKPMLREWHGRLLPNKLKTERVTGAAMGSPFEFKPYGQSGTEVSELFSHVGECVDDIAVIRSMHTDVPNHEPSLLMMNCGEARLPRPSMGSWLTYGLGTENQNLPGFLSMCPNGFPVSDAMNWQNAFLPGIFQGTYIDTKHEDIEKLLENIQNHHTGYDAQRKQLDLLQKINAYHASSRRDDGRLDARIQSFELAYRMQMEATDAFDITREPKHIREMYGEGLQARQLLVARRLAERGVRFTQVWTGYRQPWDNHDDLETRHRKLAQECDQPIAALLKDLKMRGMLEDTLVIWGGEFGRTPVVELSVPGANQGKMNGRDHNNHGFSMWMAGGGVRGGYVHGATDEFGFAAVENRVHVHDLHATILHLMGFDHEKLTYRYAGRDFRLTDVHGNVVHELIA
- a CDS encoding DUF1549 and DUF1553 domain-containing protein; the encoded protein is MIRPISYLLTLGSLILFQGTVLGTTKLDPAYDMSTAETHWAFVPLVKPQVPEALRPSGGNEVDAFILGKLNAEGLRQADPTDKRTLIRRVTYDLTGLPPTYEELHAFLSDNSDGAYERLVERLLASEAYGERWARHWLDVARYADSKGIFRRGRYAFSHTYRDYVIQAFNEDKPYDQFVLEQIAADQLELGEDKSALAAMGFLTLGRTFFGRKDYIIDDQIDVVTRGLQGLTVSCARCHDHKFDPIPIKDYYSLHGIFASSQDAKELPVIRHPDNEEDYQAYLDEQDRIDAEIREVTDKVIDTFIIEERSLTGSHLAAVDEARAIESEDDFKVFAGSKGVSDSILRLWVDYFEHESAEQHTLIRSWLDSPLGEKARIEDFNQRFAEATKDESDAYPDIKAYFDEADFPLNPDRDEVEVWIRRTIGGKTGDLSGEKMALEWTHSGAPFRAHILEDIPKPKNSSVYLRGNPKNLGEEVPRQYLQVLGEKNPQPFNEGSGRLELARAIASEDNPLTARVFVNRVWGWHMGKEIVDTPSDFGVRTPEPAQIDLLNWLASSFIESGWSMKALHRLIVLSNTYRLSSLPIEETLAQDSSNVLWHYFPKARLDFESMRDTLLMVSGNLDRTMGGLQVDITDPTTNRRTVYAYIDRRDVPGIFRTFDHPSPEATSPARFETVVPQQALFLMNSPFVIEQSKHLAQRSKLEAGEIPEDRIRHIYQVLYQREATSEEVLAGLEFVDQASQLPTNDVSEEDSEQQSLSSWELYSQVLLFSNELMFLD
- a CDS encoding NADH-quinone oxidoreductase subunit M — its product is MIAFLTVIISFLGAAVIGFIPAKNNKLIRNLALLTAVSTFGAAVVCYFQYLNAGSAVFQQVIDLDWIPAIGAKFKIGVDGLSISLLILTGLIAICGVLFSWELKDRPNQFYAYYFALIGGVFGVFLSLDLFLLFVFYEIAIVPKYFIIAIWGSGKKTYAAMKLVLYSFVGSAVALLGLIALYFGSGLNTFDLIELMAEGDFSTQFQVVVFPILFIGFGILAGMWPFHTWAPTGHVAAPTAASMLLAGVVMKLGAYGCLRVAIGLLPEGAIYWAHAIGWIAVINIVYGALIALVQKDFKYVIGYSSVSHMGFVLLGLATLNEVGLMGASLQMFSHGIIGALLFAIVGTVIYSRTHTRQLDQFHNLMQRMPGICWVFIVAGLASMGLPGFSGFVSELHVLIGTWHQGQFSIWIIILAGFGILATFTYTLVKIHEAFFRSSPSNNPNEVYAPMTVAERAGCGILLLFAVAIGIYPNLLTAILEPSLAPILEALATAAK